A region from the Agrobacterium cucumeris genome encodes:
- the ung gene encoding uracil-DNA glycosylase, whose protein sequence is MAEAGVKLEDSWKHVLSSEFASPYMLKLKDFLLAEKTAGKRIFPKGAEYFRALDLTPLDEVKVVILGQDPYHGLGQAHGLCFSVQPGVRIPPSLVNIYKELQADLGIRPVGHGFLESWAKQGVLLLNSVLTVEESRAASHQGQGWEKFTDAVIRAVNDECDHVVFLLWGSYAQKKAAFVDQRKHLVLRSPHPSPLSAHNGFFGNGHFSKANAFLASHGRQPIDWQLPETV, encoded by the coding sequence ATGGCAGAGGCAGGCGTCAAACTCGAAGACAGCTGGAAACACGTTCTTTCCAGTGAATTCGCCAGCCCCTACATGCTGAAGCTGAAAGATTTCCTGCTTGCCGAAAAAACAGCCGGCAAGCGCATCTTTCCCAAGGGTGCCGAATATTTCCGGGCGCTGGATCTGACGCCGCTGGATGAGGTCAAGGTCGTCATTCTGGGACAGGACCCCTATCACGGGCTTGGCCAGGCACACGGTCTGTGTTTTTCAGTGCAGCCCGGCGTGCGCATTCCGCCGTCGCTCGTCAATATCTACAAGGAATTGCAGGCCGATCTCGGCATCCGCCCGGTTGGTCACGGTTTTCTGGAAAGCTGGGCAAAACAGGGCGTGCTTTTGCTCAACAGCGTGCTGACGGTGGAAGAATCCCGCGCCGCTTCACATCAGGGACAGGGCTGGGAGAAATTCACCGACGCTGTCATCCGCGCCGTCAATGACGAATGCGATCACGTGGTCTTCCTGCTTTGGGGGTCCTACGCCCAGAAAAAGGCGGCGTTTGTGGATCAGCGCAAGCATCTCGTGCTGCGCTCGCCGCATCCTTCGCCGCTTTCGGCCCATAACGGCTTTTTCGGCAATGGCCATTTTTCCAAGGCCAACGCTTTTCTCGCCTCCCACGGGCGCCAGCCGATCGACTGGCAATTGCCGGAAACGGTGTAA
- a CDS encoding VOC family protein, translating to MAKLIHSMVRVLDEKRSVEFYTQAFGLEVAERAEFENFTLIYLSNAEGDFELELTVNRGREVPYALGDGYGHLAVSVADVDAEHQRFTEIGLSPGKIIEADFKGQPFAKYFFICDPDGYKIEVLQRGNRFK from the coding sequence ATGGCCAAGCTGATCCACTCGATGGTCCGGGTGCTGGACGAAAAGCGTTCGGTGGAATTTTACACGCAGGCTTTTGGGCTTGAGGTTGCGGAACGCGCCGAGTTCGAGAATTTTACGCTGATCTATCTCAGCAATGCCGAGGGCGATTTCGAGCTGGAGCTGACCGTCAACCGGGGTCGCGAAGTGCCCTATGCACTGGGTGATGGCTATGGTCACCTTGCCGTCAGCGTTGCCGATGTGGATGCCGAACACCAGCGCTTCACCGAGATCGGGCTTTCGCCCGGCAAGATCATCGAAGCCGATTTTAAGGGCCAGCCTTTCGCGAAATACTTTTTCATCTGCGATCCGGATGGTTACAAGATTGAAGTGCTGCAGCGCGGCAACCGGTTCAAATAA
- a CDS encoding YbaN family protein: MRLLYLCLGWLMVATGIVGAFLPVLPTTPFLLLALWCFSRSSPKLEAWLLSHPRFGPSLRRWRERGAIARKAKIAALSAMTVSYAAFWFLSDPPLMRAAIVAAVMLGSALFIATRPES, translated from the coding sequence ATGCGCCTTCTGTACCTCTGTCTTGGCTGGCTTATGGTCGCGACCGGCATTGTCGGCGCGTTTCTCCCCGTTTTGCCCACCACGCCGTTTCTGCTTCTGGCGCTCTGGTGCTTCTCCCGCTCTTCACCCAAGCTCGAGGCATGGCTTCTCAGCCATCCCAGATTCGGCCCATCGCTTCGGCGTTGGCGCGAACGTGGCGCAATCGCCCGCAAGGCCAAGATCGCAGCCTTGTCGGCCATGACGGTGAGTTACGCCGCCTTCTGGTTCCTGAGCGACCCGCCGCTCATGCGCGCCGCCATCGTTGCCGCCGTCATGCTCGGTTCGGCGCTGTTCATCGCCACGCGCCCGGAAAGCTGA
- a CDS encoding heme ABC transporter ATP-binding protein: MIRAENITLIRSGRRLLDDVSADLKPGKVNVIIGPNGAGKSTLMKVLCGELHPEHGSVTYNDIALPLFKPVQLARLRAVLPQNTQLAFPFTALEIVRMGAVAQGSRAPEEQARRALAKAGLRGFEQRSYNMLSGGEQQRVQFARALAQVPFPVENGEVRALFLDEPTASLDIGHQIAVLETARDFAAGGGLVLAILHDLNLAAEFADQLIVMHGGRVTASGPSLETISDETIARVYGIGGVVGRLPARHIPYVLPQSRHR; this comes from the coding sequence ATGATCCGGGCCGAAAACATCACTCTCATCCGCTCCGGTCGTCGTCTGCTGGACGACGTCAGCGCCGATCTGAAACCGGGCAAGGTGAATGTCATCATCGGCCCGAACGGTGCGGGTAAATCCACGCTGATGAAGGTTCTGTGCGGTGAGCTGCATCCGGAACATGGTTCGGTGACCTATAACGACATCGCCCTGCCGCTGTTCAAGCCGGTCCAGCTTGCCCGCCTGCGGGCCGTGCTGCCGCAGAACACCCAGCTTGCCTTTCCTTTTACCGCACTTGAAATCGTGCGCATGGGGGCGGTGGCGCAGGGGTCACGCGCGCCGGAAGAACAGGCCCGCCGGGCGCTTGCGAAGGCGGGTTTGAGGGGCTTTGAGCAGCGCTCCTACAACATGCTTTCGGGCGGCGAGCAGCAGCGGGTGCAATTTGCCCGCGCCCTGGCGCAGGTGCCTTTTCCGGTGGAAAATGGCGAGGTGCGGGCGCTGTTTCTCGACGAGCCGACGGCAAGTCTCGATATCGGCCACCAGATCGCAGTCCTGGAAACCGCGCGCGATTTCGCGGCTGGTGGCGGTCTCGTGCTTGCCATCCTGCACGATCTCAACCTTGCGGCGGAGTTTGCCGATCAACTTATCGTCATGCATGGCGGCCGGGTGACGGCGAGCGGGCCTTCGCTGGAAACGATCAGCGACGAGACGATTGCGCGGGTCTATGGCATTGGCGGCGTGGTCGGCCGGTTGCCGGCGCGGCACATTCCTTATGTGTTGCCGCAGTCGCGGCACCGCTAG
- a CDS encoding FecCD family ABC transporter permease, which yields MSLAALSSAEGRVAGDRSRQGVVTLAVLVGILLFACGVSLVSGPTGVGISELFTYLTGGAAELDARDKIILEAVRLPRTALGMLIGAGLGVSGAMMQGLFRNPLADPGIVGVTSGAALFAVAAISLGEGALATVAVFFGPHFLPLMAFFGGLLNTWVLYLIATKDGATSTTTLILAGIAVAAISGALTGLMIFVADDRALRDITFWSLGSLGGATPAKVLATLPFIIVVLAIIPFVARGLDALILGDAAAFHMGIPVQRLKRIVILAVAAACGASVAAAGSIGFVGIVVPHLLRLAIGPSHRFLLPASALGGAALLLLADSFARTVAAPAELPIGVVTALIGAPVFLFLLLGRGGFSMRNAS from the coding sequence GTGAGCCTTGCTGCCTTGAGCTCCGCTGAGGGCAGGGTTGCCGGCGACAGATCCCGGCAGGGGGTTGTCACGCTTGCCGTGCTTGTCGGCATCCTGCTGTTTGCCTGTGGCGTGTCGCTTGTCAGTGGACCGACGGGCGTCGGCATTTCTGAACTCTTCACCTATCTTACCGGCGGCGCGGCTGAACTCGACGCCCGTGACAAAATCATCCTCGAAGCGGTGCGCCTGCCACGCACGGCGCTCGGCATGTTGATCGGCGCGGGGCTCGGTGTCTCCGGCGCGATGATGCAGGGGCTGTTCCGCAATCCGCTGGCAGATCCCGGCATTGTCGGTGTCACCTCGGGCGCAGCGCTGTTTGCGGTTGCCGCTATTTCTCTCGGGGAAGGCGCGCTTGCCACGGTTGCGGTGTTTTTCGGCCCGCATTTTCTGCCGCTGATGGCGTTTTTCGGCGGGCTCCTGAACACCTGGGTACTTTATCTGATCGCTACAAAGGATGGTGCCACCTCCACCACCACGCTCATTCTGGCCGGTATTGCGGTTGCGGCAATCAGCGGCGCACTGACCGGCCTGATGATTTTCGTCGCCGATGACCGGGCGCTGCGTGACATCACCTTCTGGTCGCTCGGCTCACTTGGTGGGGCAACCCCCGCCAAGGTGCTTGCCACCTTGCCCTTCATCATCGTCGTGCTGGCCATCATTCCCTTCGTCGCACGTGGGCTGGATGCGCTGATTCTGGGCGATGCCGCCGCCTTCCACATGGGCATTCCGGTGCAGCGGCTGAAGCGGATCGTCATCCTTGCCGTTGCCGCCGCCTGCGGGGCAAGTGTGGCGGCGGCCGGTTCCATCGGTTTCGTCGGCATCGTCGTGCCGCATCTTCTGCGTCTCGCCATCGGTCCGTCACATCGCTTCCTGCTGCCGGCCTCGGCGCTGGGCGGCGCCGCGCTTCTGCTCTTGGCGGACAGCTTCGCCCGCACGGTGGCGGCTCCGGCGGAACTGCCCATCGGTGTGGTGACCGCGCTGATCGGCGCGCCGGTCTTCCTGTTTCTGCTGCTGGGCCGCGGCGGTTTTTCCATGCGGAATGCGTCATGA
- a CDS encoding heme/hemin ABC transporter substrate-binding protein, with protein sequence MLNFRLRPLVFAALVPAAIAFAAPAAMASDKGNPEAKRIVAVGGTVTEILYALGAQDRIVARDSTSSYPADALSKPDIGYMRALSSEGILSQKPDLILSEDGSGPADVVAILKASAVPFVTVDTPPSGDAIPKKIEDVGAAVGLSDKAKALAAETRAGLDALAKDVSAVPEKSRKRVLFVLSSAGGRVMAAGKDTEAAAIIEMAGGVNAAQEISGYKPLTDEAVIAAAPDVVLTMARGDHAAKAAEIFALPAFQSTPAAASKALISMDGLYLIGFGPRTPAAGRELAAKLYPEAVKP encoded by the coding sequence ATGTTGAATTTTCGCCTTCGTCCGCTTGTTTTCGCCGCACTCGTGCCCGCCGCAATCGCCTTTGCCGCGCCGGCTGCCATGGCTTCGGACAAGGGTAATCCGGAGGCGAAACGCATCGTCGCGGTGGGCGGTACGGTGACGGAAATCCTCTATGCGCTGGGTGCGCAGGACCGTATCGTGGCGCGCGACAGCACCAGCAGCTATCCGGCGGATGCGCTCTCCAAGCCTGACATCGGCTATATGCGGGCGCTGTCGTCGGAAGGCATTCTGTCGCAGAAACCGGATCTCATCCTCTCCGAAGACGGCTCCGGCCCGGCGGATGTCGTTGCTATTCTCAAGGCCAGTGCGGTGCCTTTCGTCACGGTCGATACGCCGCCAAGCGGCGATGCGATACCGAAGAAGATCGAGGATGTCGGCGCGGCCGTGGGGCTTTCCGACAAGGCGAAGGCGCTGGCGGCGGAGACAAGGGCCGGACTGGATGCGCTTGCCAAGGATGTTTCGGCGGTGCCTGAAAAGAGCAGGAAGCGTGTTCTTTTCGTGCTCTCCAGCGCCGGCGGCCGCGTCATGGCGGCGGGCAAGGATACGGAAGCCGCGGCGATCATCGAAATGGCCGGCGGTGTCAATGCCGCTCAGGAAATCAGTGGTTACAAGCCGCTGACGGATGAGGCGGTCATTGCCGCCGCACCCGATGTGGTGCTGACGATGGCGCGCGGCGACCATGCCGCCAAGGCGGCCGAGATTTTTGCGCTGCCCGCCTTCCAGTCCACGCCGGCCGCCGCTTCAAAGGCGCTGATCAGCATGGACGGGCTTTATCTCATCGGTTTTGGCCCGCGTACGCCGGCCGCCGGTCGTGAACTGGCAGCGAAGCTTTACCCGGAGGCGGTAAAGCCGTGA
- a CDS encoding antibiotic biosynthesis monooxygenase family protein: MFIAMNRFRVVPGYEETFESIWRERKSHLSELQGYIEFHMLKGPKADDHTLYASHTVWATKDDFLAWTKSEQFRAAHARAGDNRGKVEYLSGPHFEGFDVIIHEDKNGERRSIAA, encoded by the coding sequence ATGTTTATCGCAATGAACCGTTTTCGCGTCGTGCCGGGTTACGAGGAAACCTTCGAATCCATCTGGCGCGAACGCAAATCGCACCTCAGCGAATTGCAGGGCTATATCGAATTCCACATGCTGAAAGGCCCCAAGGCCGACGACCACACGCTTTATGCCTCGCACACCGTGTGGGCCACCAAGGACGATTTCCTCGCCTGGACGAAATCCGAACAGTTCCGAGCCGCCCACGCCAGGGCCGGTGATAACCGCGGCAAGGTGGAATATCTCTCCGGCCCGCATTTCGAAGGCTTCGACGTCATCATCCATGAAGACAAGAATGGCGAACGCCGTTCGATTGCTGCCTGA
- the hutX gene encoding heme utilization cystosolic carrier protein HutX: MSIAAQKTDDRQARAAAALAEKPDGIVEAIAAKAEVTPAEILAILPQGAAVSAAADRFDAIWNEMRGWGEVLMIVQTGDIVLEVPGHLPEGSESHGWFNIHGDSPIGGHIKKDNCTGITFVDRGFHGRRSCSVWFMNAAGGAMFKIFVRRDENKELRAEQLAKFEALRDGFRG, from the coding sequence ATGAGCATTGCAGCCCAAAAGACCGATGACCGGCAGGCCCGCGCCGCCGCAGCCCTTGCCGAAAAGCCCGACGGCATCGTCGAAGCCATCGCCGCCAAGGCCGAGGTGACGCCGGCCGAAATTCTGGCGATCCTGCCGCAAGGCGCCGCCGTTTCCGCTGCCGCCGACCGTTTCGACGCGATCTGGAACGAGATGCGCGGCTGGGGCGAAGTCCTCATGATCGTGCAGACCGGCGATATCGTGCTGGAAGTGCCTGGCCACCTGCCGGAAGGCAGTGAAAGCCACGGCTGGTTCAACATCCATGGCGACAGCCCGATCGGCGGTCACATCAAGAAGGACAATTGCACCGGCATAACCTTCGTCGACCGCGGTTTTCACGGCCGCCGCTCCTGTTCCGTCTGGTTCATGAATGCCGCAGGCGGCGCCATGTTCAAGATTTTCGTCCGCCGCGACGAAAACAAGGAATTGCGCGCCGAGCAACTGGCGAAGTTCGAAGCATTGCGGGACGGTTTCCGCGGCTGA
- a CDS encoding YbaY family lipoprotein, with product MNDRQPLLSRRSFAGLVALAPLFAAGGAAAAPASLRGTVSYRERIALPPGATVTVRLIDVSLADAPSQTIAETTIRPRGQVPVPFVLRYDDRDIRGRRSYALSAEIRDRDRLLFTTTQRYSVLTGGRDNTDLVLERVGAGPGRPEPEAGIDGRWLVQDIRGERVRGRRQATLEISRDGRVSANAGCNGIGGEVKISRNRVDFGRMISTQMACAPDIMRQERQFIDALEGARSFRLEPRRGTLELIDGRGRTAMRLRRA from the coding sequence ATGAATGATCGCCAGCCTCTTCTTTCCCGCCGCAGTTTTGCCGGGCTTGTTGCGCTCGCCCCGCTTTTTGCGGCAGGCGGCGCGGCTGCCGCACCGGCAAGCCTGCGCGGCACCGTCTCCTATCGTGAGCGCATCGCCCTGCCGCCGGGCGCAACCGTGACCGTACGGCTGATCGATGTCTCGCTGGCGGATGCGCCGTCGCAGACCATTGCCGAAACCACCATCCGCCCACGCGGCCAGGTGCCTGTGCCCTTCGTGCTGCGTTATGACGACCGCGACATCAGGGGCCGCCGCTCCTATGCGCTGAGCGCCGAAATCCGTGACCGCGACCGACTGCTCTTCACCACCACGCAGCGCTATTCGGTATTGACCGGCGGCCGGGATAATACCGACCTCGTGCTGGAGCGTGTGGGTGCCGGCCCGGGCAGGCCGGAACCGGAAGCCGGCATTGACGGGCGCTGGCTGGTGCAGGACATCAGAGGCGAGCGGGTTCGTGGCCGCCGCCAGGCGACGCTTGAAATTTCCCGCGATGGCCGCGTGTCAGCCAATGCCGGCTGCAACGGCATTGGCGGTGAAGTGAAAATCAGCCGCAATCGCGTCGATTTCGGCCGGATGATTTCCACCCAGATGGCCTGCGCTCCCGATATCATGCGCCAGGAACGGCAGTTCATCGATGCGCTGGAAGGCGCGCGCTCCTTCAGGCTGGAGCCGCGCCGCGGCACGCTTGAACTGATCGACGGCCGCGGCCGCACGGCCATGCGCCTGCGCCGCGCCTGA
- the purU gene encoding formyltetrahydrofolate deformylase, giving the protein MTSYVLTVACKSTRGIVAAISGYLAEKGCNIVDSSQFDDLETGKFFMRVSFISEEGASLQAITEGFQPVAEKFGMQADIYPDGQRMKTLLMVSRFGHCLNDLLYRWKIGALPIDIVGVVSNHFDYQKVVVNHDIPFHHIKVTKENKPKAEAQLMDLVETSGTELVVLARYMQVLSDDLCRKMSGKIINIHHSFLPSFKGANPYKQAYERGVKLIGATAHYVTADLDEGPIIEQDTVRVTHAQSAEDYVSLGRDVESQVLARAIHAHIHHRTFINGNRTVVFPPSPGSYASERMG; this is encoded by the coding sequence ATGACATCCTATGTTCTGACAGTGGCCTGCAAATCGACCCGCGGCATCGTCGCCGCGATTTCCGGTTATCTGGCGGAAAAAGGCTGCAACATCGTCGACAGTTCGCAGTTCGACGATCTGGAAACCGGCAAGTTCTTCATGCGCGTCTCCTTCATTTCGGAAGAAGGCGCGTCCCTGCAGGCCATCACCGAGGGCTTTCAGCCCGTCGCGGAGAAATTCGGCATGCAGGCGGACATCTATCCGGATGGCCAGCGTATGAAGACATTGCTGATGGTGTCGCGTTTCGGCCATTGCCTCAACGACCTTCTCTACCGCTGGAAGATCGGCGCGCTGCCGATCGACATCGTCGGCGTCGTTTCCAACCATTTCGATTACCAGAAGGTCGTCGTTAATCACGACATCCCCTTCCACCACATCAAGGTGACGAAGGAAAACAAGCCGAAGGCCGAAGCCCAGCTTATGGACCTGGTCGAGACCAGCGGCACGGAACTCGTCGTGCTGGCCCGTTACATGCAGGTTCTCTCCGATGACCTGTGCCGCAAGATGTCGGGCAAAATCATCAACATCCACCACTCCTTCCTCCCCTCCTTCAAGGGTGCCAACCCCTACAAGCAGGCCTATGAGCGCGGCGTGAAGCTGATCGGTGCGACAGCGCACTACGTCACCGCCGATCTCGACGAAGGCCCGATCATCGAACAGGACACGGTGCGCGTCACCCACGCGCAATCGGCCGAAGACTATGTCTCGCTTGGCCGCGACGTGGAAAGCCAGGTACTGGCCCGCGCTATCCACGCCCACATCCACCACCGCACCTTCATCAACGGTAACCGCACCGTGGTCTTCCCGCCAAGCCCGGGAAGTTATGCTTCGGAACGGATGGGGTGA
- a CDS encoding sensor histidine kinase: protein MRQAAYSLRRRLLGWLLISTAIIGCVALTDTWREAVNTANVVSDRVLSGSALAIAERVVVAEDGSLEVDIPYVALEMLTSAAQDRVFYRVDGPNGQFLTGYQNLPTVENTNGDTPAYRDAVFRDEPIRIAAIRRFASTGINSVPFSVTVAETTIARSQLAQAIILRSALRLLLMIVGAAIIVWIAVTISLRPLYRLSEAIAERSPNDLHPIRQSVPVEVENLVETVNSFMVRLQSALDALRHFTGNASHQLRTPLAIISTQLALSARAGSLEEAQAAALKGGASVAHAEHILAQLLRMANIDAAGSSEKHDFSAIDLVAVAQNVTADFVPRAADAGIDLGFEGEGEATILAEPLLIGELIGNLVSNAINYAGRGAEVTVRVGRETGTVWLEVEDNGPGIPPEKRAMVRQRFARGEENAAPGAGLGLAIVEEIAGLFGGRLTLEDGADGRGLRARIRFR from the coding sequence ATGAGACAGGCCGCCTATTCGCTCAGGCGGCGACTTCTAGGCTGGCTTCTCATCTCCACCGCCATCATCGGCTGTGTTGCGCTGACCGATACCTGGCGCGAGGCGGTCAACACCGCCAATGTCGTCTCCGACCGGGTGCTCTCAGGTTCGGCGCTCGCCATTGCCGAGCGGGTGGTGGTGGCCGAAGACGGCTCGCTGGAAGTCGATATTCCCTATGTCGCGCTGGAAATGCTGACATCTGCGGCGCAGGATCGGGTGTTTTACCGTGTCGACGGGCCGAACGGGCAATTCCTCACCGGTTACCAGAACCTGCCGACGGTGGAGAACACGAATGGCGATACGCCCGCCTATCGCGATGCGGTGTTTCGCGACGAGCCGATCCGTATTGCCGCTATCCGCCGTTTTGCCTCCACCGGCATCAATTCCGTGCCGTTTTCCGTAACGGTCGCCGAAACCACCATTGCCCGCAGCCAGCTGGCGCAGGCCATCATTCTGCGTTCGGCGCTGCGGCTGCTTTTGATGATCGTGGGGGCGGCGATCATCGTCTGGATTGCGGTGACGATTTCGCTGAGGCCGCTTTACCGGCTCAGCGAAGCCATTGCCGAGCGCAGCCCGAACGACCTGCACCCCATCCGTCAATCCGTGCCGGTGGAGGTGGAAAATCTGGTGGAGACCGTCAATTCCTTCATGGTGCGGCTGCAATCGGCGCTCGATGCGCTCCGGCATTTCACCGGCAATGCCAGCCACCAGCTGCGCACACCGCTTGCCATCATCAGCACCCAGCTAGCGCTTTCCGCCCGTGCCGGAAGTTTAGAGGAGGCGCAGGCGGCGGCGCTGAAGGGCGGCGCGTCAGTGGCGCATGCCGAACATATCCTTGCCCAGCTTCTGCGCATGGCCAATATCGACGCCGCTGGCTCCAGCGAAAAACACGATTTTTCCGCGATAGACCTCGTGGCCGTTGCGCAGAACGTGACCGCCGATTTCGTGCCGCGCGCGGCCGACGCCGGCATTGATCTCGGTTTCGAAGGCGAGGGCGAAGCGACCATTCTTGCCGAACCACTCTTGATCGGCGAGCTGATCGGCAACCTCGTCTCCAATGCCATCAACTATGCCGGGCGTGGGGCGGAAGTCACCGTGCGTGTCGGCAGGGAGACGGGCACGGTCTGGCTGGAAGTTGAAGATAACGGCCCCGGTATTCCGCCTGAAAAACGGGCCATGGTACGCCAGCGCTTCGCCCGCGGCGAAGAAAACGCCGCCCCCGGCGCCGGCCTCGGCCTTGCCATCGTCGAGGAAATCGCCGGGCTGTTCGGCGGGCGGCTAACGCTGGAGGATGGGGCGGACGGGCGGGGCTTGAGGGCAAGAATACGCTTTAGGTGA
- a CDS encoding response regulator, with product MRILLVEDNQVLSEGLSALLRGSGYAVDVVSDGSSADAAIAAESFDLVILDLNLPEMDGIEVLRSMRSRQDKAAVLILTARGTPEEKVKGLDLGADDYMIKPFDITEFEARVRVLLRRNAGLRSSALSFGKVLFDLTSRTFSADGRPLDIPAREVALLEVLFMRAGKVVAKEAIVQSLTGFDDDISANAIEQYVSRLRKRLAPHGLTVKTARGIGYYLEKLPEMAE from the coding sequence TTGCGTATTTTGCTGGTCGAGGACAATCAGGTGCTGTCGGAAGGTCTTTCGGCGCTGCTGCGTGGCAGTGGCTATGCGGTGGACGTGGTTTCCGACGGCTCTTCCGCCGATGCGGCGATTGCGGCTGAAAGTTTCGATCTGGTCATTCTCGATCTCAACCTGCCGGAAATGGACGGTATCGAAGTGTTGCGCTCCATGCGTTCGCGCCAGGACAAGGCGGCGGTGTTGATCCTGACGGCGCGCGGTACGCCGGAGGAAAAGGTCAAGGGGCTCGATCTCGGTGCCGACGACTACATGATCAAGCCGTTCGACATTACCGAATTCGAGGCAAGGGTGCGGGTGCTGCTGCGCCGCAATGCCGGCCTGCGCTCCTCGGCGCTCAGTTTCGGCAAGGTGCTGTTTGATCTCACATCGCGCACCTTTTCGGCCGATGGGCGTCCGCTTGATATTCCGGCACGCGAGGTGGCGCTGCTGGAAGTGCTGTTCATGCGGGCAGGCAAGGTGGTCGCCAAGGAGGCGATCGTACAGTCGCTCACTGGCTTCGACGACGATATTTCCGCCAATGCCATCGAGCAATATGTCAGCCGCCTGCGCAAGCGGCTCGCTCCCCACGGGCTGACGGTGAAGACGGCGCGCGGCATCGGTTATTATCTGGAAAAGCTGCCGGAGATGGCTGAATGA
- a CDS encoding ABC transporter substrate-binding protein — translation MRICLLLCLCLCMASPALAQVAVFPAPSGKADAQTLVVYSSLDEPLATPMIEGFQKANPDIAVHYEDMLTGEIYDRIVKETDAGKQTADFAFSSAMDLQVKLSNDGYAQRSDLAMSARWPAWANWRNTAYALTFEPAVFVYHKPSFTTEKPPATRAEFVNYLEHHAKEVHGRIATYDIERSGVGFLFMSRDQEQFGDIWSVIKAMGAAGVKVYSTSSAILERVSDGRFVLGYNILGSYAADWASRHPDVGIVLPKDYTVVMSRIGLVPEAAANPELGRRYLEFFMSKEGQTIMARQLQIPAVSPEVAGENTANTMQAIHGAQLRPVPVSPGLMVYLDQVKRSRLIERWNEALRSQ, via the coding sequence ATGCGTATCTGTCTTCTTCTTTGCCTTTGTCTCTGCATGGCCTCACCCGCGCTTGCGCAGGTTGCCGTTTTTCCGGCCCCATCAGGCAAGGCGGATGCGCAAACGCTGGTGGTCTATTCCTCTCTGGATGAACCTCTGGCAACGCCGATGATCGAGGGTTTCCAGAAGGCCAATCCTGATATCGCCGTCCATTACGAGGATATGCTGACCGGCGAAATCTATGACCGCATCGTCAAGGAAACCGATGCCGGCAAACAGACCGCTGATTTCGCTTTCTCTTCCGCCATGGATCTGCAGGTAAAATTGAGCAATGACGGTTACGCCCAGCGCTCGGATCTCGCCATGAGCGCCCGCTGGCCCGCCTGGGCCAACTGGCGCAACACCGCCTATGCGCTGACCTTCGAGCCGGCGGTCTTCGTGTATCACAAGCCGAGTTTCACCACCGAAAAGCCGCCCGCCACCCGCGCCGAATTCGTCAATTACCTCGAACACCACGCCAAGGAGGTACATGGCCGCATCGCCACCTACGATATTGAGCGCTCCGGTGTCGGCTTCCTGTTCATGTCGCGGGACCAGGAGCAGTTCGGCGATATCTGGAGCGTGATCAAGGCCATGGGGGCCGCGGGCGTGAAGGTCTATTCCACCTCCTCGGCCATTCTGGAGCGCGTTTCCGACGGCCGCTTCGTGCTGGGCTATAATATTCTCGGCTCCTATGCGGCGGACTGGGCCTCACGCCACCCCGATGTCGGCATCGTCTTGCCCAAGGATTATACCGTGGTCATGTCGCGCATCGGGCTGGTGCCGGAAGCCGCCGCCAATCCCGAACTCGGCCGCCGCTATCTCGAATTCTTCATGTCCAAGGAAGGCCAGACGATCATGGCCCGGCAATTGCAGATCCCGGCCGTCAGCCCGGAAGTGGCGGGCGAAAACACCGCCAACACCATGCAGGCCATCCACGGCGCACAATTGCGCCCGGTCCCCGTCAGCCCCGGCCTGATGGTCTATCTGGACCAGGTCAAGCGCAGCCGGCTGATCGAGCGCTGGAACGAGGCGTTGCGCTCGCAATAA